DNA sequence from the Actinomycetota bacterium genome:
AAAAGATGCAGTTTCTATACTCATCCGGATCTTCGTTCCACTTTATGGACTCCAACACTTACGAGCAGGTAGAGTTGGACTCGGACTTTGTCGGTCAGGCAGCCAAGTGGCTTCGGGAGAACGACGAAGTCGAGATATTGACCGCAGATGGCGAGCACATAGGCGTTGAGCCTCCGATGTTCGTTGAGCTTGAGGTTACCGCGACGGATCCTGGATTCAAGGGAGATACCGTGCAGGGAGCCACTAAGCCTGCAACCCTTGAGACCGGAGCTGTCGTGCAGGTTCCGATGTTCGTCGAGAACGGCGACAGGCTCAGGATCGACACACGCGATGGGCGGTATGTAACCCGCGTTTGATTCATGATTGCCGGCAGTCAGCTTGGTGAAGGAGTAGTGTATGCAGCCTGTTTTCATCACGGACACAACGTTACGTGATGCGCACCAGTCCCTTTGGGCGACGAGGATGCGCCTGGGTGATATGTTGCCGATTTTGGACAAGATGGATCAGGTCGGCTACTGGTCGCTCGAGGTGTGGGGCGGCGCTACCTTTGATGCCGCACTGAGGTTCCTCGACGAAAACCCCTGGGACCGCCTGAGGGCTATCAAGCGTAGCTGCCCGAAGACCCCATTGCAGATGCTGCTTCGCGGCCAGAACCTGGTAGGCTACCGGCACTACTCAGATGATCTTTGCCGCAGATTCGTGCACGCTTCCAAGCGCAACGGCATCGATGTCTTCAGAAACTTCGACGCGCTCAATGACATCCGCAATATCCAGGTCACCGCAGAAGCGATTAAAGAGTGCGGCGGAATCTTTGAAGGCGCGCTTAGCTACACGGTCAGCCCGGTCCACACACTCGATTCCTATCTGGAGCACGCCCAGGAGCTCAAAGACGCCGGGGCGGACATCATCGGAATCAAGGACATGGCGGGGATGCTCACTCCATTTCGCACCGAGAAGATGGTCGCGGCGCTGAAAAAGGAGATAGGGCTTCCGATCAGGGTGCACTGCCACTACATCGGCGGGATGGCGCCGATGAACTACCTGAAAGCCATCGAAGCAGGCGCGCAAATCATCGATACGGCGGTTGTCGCGCTGGCATTCGGCAACAGTCAGCCGGCTGTCGAGATGATAGTCGCCGCTCTAAAGGAATCGCAGTACGACACCGGGATCGATCTTGAGCTGCTTTTCGAGATCGCCGAGTACTGGGAGGATGTTCGCATTCGCAACAACTTCAAGCGCGGCGTGACTTCACTGATGCACATGCAGGTATTCAGCCATCAGGTTCCTGGAGGAATGCTCTCTAACCTCATTAGCCAGCTTGAGCTGCAAAACGCCAGTGACCGGCTGGTAGAGGTTCTCGCCGAGATACCGAAGGTTCGCGCCGAGGTGGGGTATCCTCCGCTGGTCACTCCGATGTCACAGATTGTTGGCACCCAGTCGGTGATAAACGTCCTTACCGGCAAGCGCTGGAACGTCGTGCCGCAGGAGATGAAGGATTACATCCGCGGGCTGTACGGTCGTGCTCCAGGGCCGATGAACTCCGCGATCGTCGAGAAAGTTTTGGGCAATGAGCAGCCGCTCTCGCCCGATGTGCGCCCGGGCTCACTGGCGACAACGACCTACGCCGAGATAGAGGCCGAGATCGGAGAGCTTGCTCAAAGCGAGGAGGACGTACTAATGTATGCCCTCTTCCCTAACGAGGCGCGCAACTACCTGCAGGCAAACAAGGACGGTCTGACCGGCGCCGTTTTCAGGATGGGCGAAGAGGTCAAAACCGTCATGGAGGGAGATGAGTCTATGGATGTCAATAAAGTCCGCGAGATCGTGAAGATCATCGAGCTTTCCGATGTAAGCGAGATCGTGATTGAGGAAGGCGAGTCCAGGATCGTAGTTCGAAAGGGCACAACCGGATCCGGCGATTTTGCCGCCAGTCAGTCCCGTCAGGACTCCGCATCTGCCGCATCTGCTTCGGGCGCCGCTGCACAAACTTCGCCGGCCCACTCACCTAATGGCGATCAAAGACCGGCGAACTGGAAACCTGTTATCGCTCCTATGGTCGGAACGTTCTATCGCTCTCCGTCTCCCGGGTCGCCCGAGTACGTCCAGGTCGGGGATTCGGTAGCGGAAAATCAGACTCTTTGCATTCTCGAGGCGATGAAGCTCATGAACGAGATCACCGCCGAGGAGGCCGGAGTTATCCGTGAAGTGTGCCTGCCAGACGCTGCTGCGGTGGAGTACGGTACCGCCCTTTTCTACTACGAGCCGGCGTAGGTTTCGCGGATGTTCAGCAAGATATTGATCGCCAATCGTGGTGAGGTCGCACTCCGTGTCATTCGCTCTTGCAAGGAGCTTGGCATAGAGTCTGTTGCCGTTTACAGTGAAGCGGATCGCGACAGCCTGCATGCCCGAATGGCCGACAGCGCTGTTTGTATCGGCCCGCCAGTTTCAAGCAAAAGTTACCTGAACATGGTCAACGTGATCTCGGCCGCGCTTATGAGCGGTGCGCAGGCGATTCACCCGGGGTATGGTTTTCTCGCCGAGAACGCGGCGTTCGCGCGCGCTGTTCAAGATTCGGGGCTCGTGTTTATCGGGCCGTCTCCAGAGGCCATAGAGCGCATGGGTGATAAGTCTGTGGCGCGTGCGACTGCGATGGCCGCTGGCGTACCCTGTGTGCCCGGAAGCGACGGGGAGATCGAGACCGTCGCAGATGCGCTGCACTTTGCGACCGAGGCCGGCTACCCGGTGATCATCAAGGCTTCCGCCGGTGGCGGTGGCAAGGGGATGCGGGTTGTCTCGGAAGAAAGCGAGCTCGAATCCGCCTTCGTCGCCGCGCGAAATGAGGCAGGAGCGGCATTCGGACACGATGGTGTTTACCTCGAGAAGTACCTCGCTCGCCCTCGGCACATCGAGTTTCAGGTCCTTGCCGATACGCACGGCAACGCTGTCCATCTCTTCGAGAGGGACTGCTCGGTTCAAAGGCGGCATCAGAAGCTGATAGAAGAAGCCCCCTCGCCGGCTCTCGACTCAAAACTTCGTGCCGAGATGGGATCGGCGGCGTTGAAGCTTGTGCGGGCGGTCGACTATGTAAACGCCGGCACAGTGGAGTTTCTTCTCGACGCCGATGAAAGATTTTACTTCATGGAGATGAACACTCGTGTACAGGTGGAGCATCCTGTCACCGAACAGATTACGGGCGTAGACATCATCAAGGAGCAGCTGCGTATCGCCGCGGGTCACCCCATGAAGCATTGCAATCAGGACGACATCGTCATGCGTGGACACGCAATAGAGTTCAGGATAAACGCCGAGGATCCGGCGCATGGTTTCCGGCCGAATCCGGGCATGGTCAAGGTGTAC
Encoded proteins:
- the efp gene encoding elongation factor P, whose protein sequence is MAISTSNFKNGMCIVHEGKRWVIVEFQHVKPGKGGAFVRTKLKELESGRVVDYTFRAGEKFDDVRVETKKMQFLYSSGSSFHFMDSNTYEQVELDSDFVGQAAKWLRENDEVEILTADGEHIGVEPPMFVELEVTATDPGFKGDTVQGATKPATLETGAVVQVPMFVENGDRLRIDTRDGRYVTRV
- the accB gene encoding acetyl-CoA carboxylase biotin carboxyl carrier protein, which codes for MQPVFITDTTLRDAHQSLWATRMRLGDMLPILDKMDQVGYWSLEVWGGATFDAALRFLDENPWDRLRAIKRSCPKTPLQMLLRGQNLVGYRHYSDDLCRRFVHASKRNGIDVFRNFDALNDIRNIQVTAEAIKECGGIFEGALSYTVSPVHTLDSYLEHAQELKDAGADIIGIKDMAGMLTPFRTEKMVAALKKEIGLPIRVHCHYIGGMAPMNYLKAIEAGAQIIDTAVVALAFGNSQPAVEMIVAALKESQYDTGIDLELLFEIAEYWEDVRIRNNFKRGVTSLMHMQVFSHQVPGGMLSNLISQLELQNASDRLVEVLAEIPKVRAEVGYPPLVTPMSQIVGTQSVINVLTGKRWNVVPQEMKDYIRGLYGRAPGPMNSAIVEKVLGNEQPLSPDVRPGSLATTTYAEIEAEIGELAQSEEDVLMYALFPNEARNYLQANKDGLTGAVFRMGEEVKTVMEGDESMDVNKVREIVKIIELSDVSEIVIEEGESRIVVRKGTTGSGDFAASQSRQDSASAASASGAAAQTSPAHSPNGDQRPANWKPVIAPMVGTFYRSPSPGSPEYVQVGDSVAENQTLCILEAMKLMNEITAEEAGVIREVCLPDAAAVEYGTALFYYEPA
- the accC gene encoding acetyl-CoA carboxylase biotin carboxylase subunit; the encoded protein is MFSKILIANRGEVALRVIRSCKELGIESVAVYSEADRDSLHARMADSAVCIGPPVSSKSYLNMVNVISAALMSGAQAIHPGYGFLAENAAFARAVQDSGLVFIGPSPEAIERMGDKSVARATAMAAGVPCVPGSDGEIETVADALHFATEAGYPVIIKASAGGGGKGMRVVSEESELESAFVAARNEAGAAFGHDGVYLEKYLARPRHIEFQVLADTHGNAVHLFERDCSVQRRHQKLIEEAPSPALDSKLRAEMGSAALKLVRAVDYVNAGTVEFLLDADERFYFMEMNTRVQVEHPVTEQITGVDIIKEQLRIAAGHPMKHCNQDDIVMRGHAIEFRINAEDPAHGFRPNPGMVKVYNPPGGFGVRVDSHLYSGYTVPPNYDSLLAKLIVWGENRDEAIARARRALDEFIIVGIPTTVPFHQQVIEIPAFQAGEVYTDFIDSHMSLK